The genome window ACTCTGGAAAAAATCAAACTGACCTTTGATGAGAACCAGATTGTGATCCCCTTTCCACAAATGGACCTGCACTTCAAAAAGGAAAAGTAAGGTATGAAAAAAACTCTCTGCTCCCTGTCAGCTCTGGGCAGTCTGTTGGTTTTAAGCGGCCTTTTGACAGTACAGGCCGAAGAAAGTACGTCTAATGAGACCAAACCGGGCTGGAGCACATCCGCTGAATTAGGCGCTATTACCACCTCAGGCAACACTAAAGGTACGTCTATTACCGGTAAAATAGACTCAAAACAAGAGCTGGAACAGTGGTCAAACGACTACACATTCAGTGCTTTTTTTAAGCGCGACGAAACCGAAGCAGACGATGGCCAAACCATAGTAGAAACCTCAGCCGAAAAATATGCCGCCTCGGCCAAAGGCGGTTATAAATTGAATAAAGACACAGCCCGGTTGTTTGTCTTTGGCTCTCATGTCGATGACCGTTTTGGTGCTTACACCGAATACACCACTATCGCTGTAGGTTACGGCGATGAGCTGTTTAAAACCGATACCATGTCGCTGGAAGGTGAAATAGGTCCGGGTTATTACAGAGGCAAAACGGATTTAGAAGAAACCGAAAATGGCATGATCATACGTAGTGCTGCGACTTATCGCTGGCAGATCAGTGAGTCAGCCCGCTTTAAACAAACCGTCAGTCTGGAATACGGTGAAGACAATAAACGTTCTATCGCCGAATCGTCTTTAACCGCCAAGATTAATGGCCGGATGCAAATGAAAGCTGCATTCTTAGTGCAGAACGACTCGAAAGTACCGGTAGGTAAAAAGAAAACCGATACACAAACGTCCTTAACTTTTGTCTATTCGTTTTAATAATCTTTTTTCATGTCAAGTCGGGGCAGGGGTTACTCTGCTCTTTACTTTGGCTTCAGGTCCGAAGGGTATAGCTAGTAACTTAAACTGCTATAACCCAACCCCTGCTGCTTTTGCAGTTTAATTTGCACTGGAATACGTTCTTTTAACGCTTCCACATGGCTGATAATGCCGATCATCTTGCCGCTGGCATTCAGTTGATCCAAGGCAGCCAATGCTGTTTCCAAAGTGTCCGGGTCTAAGGTGCCAAAGCCTTCATCCAGAAATAAGGATTCAATGCGGGTTTTGTGGCTGACTAAATCCGACAGGGCTAAAGCCAAAGCCAGACTGACTAAAAAACTCTCCCCGCCTGACAAAGTTTTTGTATCCCTTGTGGTATCAGCCTGCCAGCTGTCCAGTACCTGTAGTTCCAGTTCAGCATCGGCTTTACGTGCCAACTCATAACGGCTGTGCAGTTTATCCAACTGCTGATTGGCCAGTCCCACCAGCTGTAATAAAGTTAAGCCCTGCGCAAAACGACGGAATTTAGCACCATCGGCTGAGCCTATTAAGCTGTTGAA of Rheinheimera sp. MM224 contains these proteins:
- a CDS encoding YdiY family protein, whose amino-acid sequence is MKKTLCSLSALGSLLVLSGLLTVQAEESTSNETKPGWSTSAELGAITTSGNTKGTSITGKIDSKQELEQWSNDYTFSAFFKRDETEADDGQTIVETSAEKYAASAKGGYKLNKDTARLFVFGSHVDDRFGAYTEYTTIAVGYGDELFKTDTMSLEGEIGPGYYRGKTDLEETENGMIIRSAATYRWQISESARFKQTVSLEYGEDNKRSIAESSLTAKINGRMQMKAAFLVQNDSKVPVGKKKTDTQTSLTFVYSF